A genomic segment from Gavia stellata isolate bGavSte3 chromosome 6, bGavSte3.hap2, whole genome shotgun sequence encodes:
- the SGCE gene encoding epsilon-sarcoglycan isoform X3 — protein MGYPDRPGWLRYIQRTPYSDGVLYGSPTVENVGKPTIIEITAYNRRTFETARHNLIINIMSAEDFPLPYQAEFFIRNMNVEEMLASEVLGDFLGAVKNVWQPERLNAINITSALDRGGRVPLPINDMKEGVYVMVGADVPFSSCLREVENPQNQLRCSQEMEPVITCDKKFRTQFHIDWCKISLVDNTKQVSTFQEVIRGEGILPDGGEYKPPSDTLKSRDYYSDFLITLAVPSAIALVLFLILAYIMCCRREGVIQLVHHSAIQKSTKELRDMSKNREIAWPLSTLPVFHPVTGEIVPPLHTDSYDNTSMPLMQTQQNLPHQTQIPQQQSAGEFRMTTFQRFEVNGIPEERKLTEAMNL, from the exons ATGGGTTACCCTGACAGACCTGGATGGCTACGCTATATACAAAGGACACCATACAGTGATGGAGTGCTGTATGGCTCACCAACTGTAGAAAATGTGGGCAAACCAACCATCATagag ATCACTGCATATAACAGGCGTACCTTTGAGACAGCAAGACATAATTTGATCATTAATATAATGTCAGCAGAAG ATTTTCCTTTACCGTATCAAGCGGAGTTCTTCATAAGGAATATGAACGTAGAAGAAATGTTGGCAAGTGAAGTTCTTGGCGACTTTCTTGGAGCAGTGAAAAATGTGTGGCAGCCAGAACGCTTGAATGCTATAAACATTACTTCAGCCCTCGACAGAGGAGGGAGAGTTCCACTCCCTATTAATGACATGAAAGAGGG TGTGTATGTTATGGTTGGGGCAGATGTTCCATTCTCTTCGTGCTTACGGGAAGTGGAAAACCCACAAAATCAGCTGAGATGCAGTCAAGAAATGGAGCCTGTTATAACCTGTGATAAAAAATTTCGTACTCAGTTCCATATTGACTGGTGTAAAATCTCTCTG GTTGacaatacaaaacaagtttCCACCTTTCAGGAAGTGATTCGTGGAGAGGGGATATTACCTGATGGTGGAGAATACAAGCCACCTTCTGatacactgaaaagcagagactATTACTCGGATTTCCTAATTACACTGGCAGTGCCCTCGGCAATAGCACTGGTGCTTTTTCTAATACTTGCCTATATCATGTGCTGCCGACGGGAAGGAGT CATCCAGTTGGTCCACCACAGTGCTATACAGAAATCAACCAAAGAGCTTCGTGACATGTCTAAAAATAGAGAGATAGCATGGCCTCTTTCAACGCTTCCTGTGTTTCACCCAGTTACTGGTGAGATTGTACCACCCCTTCACACAGACAGCTACGATAATACCAGTATGCCACTAATGCAAACACAGCA GAACCTGCCACATCAGACTCAGATTCCACAGCAGCAGAGTGCAG GAGAATTTCGTATGACAACATTTCAAAGATTTGAG GTAAATGGTATTcctgaggaaagaaaactaaCAGAAGCAATGAACTTGTAA
- the SGCE gene encoding epsilon-sarcoglycan isoform X6 — protein sequence MGYPDRPGWLRYIQRTPYSDGVLYGSPTVENVGKPTIIEITAYNRRTFETARHNLIINIMSAEDFPLPYQAEFFIRNMNVEEMLASEVLGDFLGAVKNVWQPERLNAINITSALDRGGRVPLPINDMKEGVYVMVGADVPFSSCLREVENPQNQLRCSQEMEPVITCDKKFRTQFHIDWCKISLVDNTKQVSTFQEVIRGEGILPDGGEYKPPSDTLKSRDYYSDFLITLAVPSAIALVLFLILAYIMCCRREGVEKRNMQTPDIQLVHHSAIQKSTKELRDMSKNREIAWPLSTLPVFHPVTGEIVPPLHTDSYDNTSMPLMQTQQNLPHQTQIPQQQSAGKWYS from the exons ATGGGTTACCCTGACAGACCTGGATGGCTACGCTATATACAAAGGACACCATACAGTGATGGAGTGCTGTATGGCTCACCAACTGTAGAAAATGTGGGCAAACCAACCATCATagag ATCACTGCATATAACAGGCGTACCTTTGAGACAGCAAGACATAATTTGATCATTAATATAATGTCAGCAGAAG ATTTTCCTTTACCGTATCAAGCGGAGTTCTTCATAAGGAATATGAACGTAGAAGAAATGTTGGCAAGTGAAGTTCTTGGCGACTTTCTTGGAGCAGTGAAAAATGTGTGGCAGCCAGAACGCTTGAATGCTATAAACATTACTTCAGCCCTCGACAGAGGAGGGAGAGTTCCACTCCCTATTAATGACATGAAAGAGGG TGTGTATGTTATGGTTGGGGCAGATGTTCCATTCTCTTCGTGCTTACGGGAAGTGGAAAACCCACAAAATCAGCTGAGATGCAGTCAAGAAATGGAGCCTGTTATAACCTGTGATAAAAAATTTCGTACTCAGTTCCATATTGACTGGTGTAAAATCTCTCTG GTTGacaatacaaaacaagtttCCACCTTTCAGGAAGTGATTCGTGGAGAGGGGATATTACCTGATGGTGGAGAATACAAGCCACCTTCTGatacactgaaaagcagagactATTACTCGGATTTCCTAATTACACTGGCAGTGCCCTCGGCAATAGCACTGGTGCTTTTTCTAATACTTGCCTATATCATGTGCTGCCGACGGGAAGGAGT ggaaaagagaaacatgCAAACACCAGA CATCCAGTTGGTCCACCACAGTGCTATACAGAAATCAACCAAAGAGCTTCGTGACATGTCTAAAAATAGAGAGATAGCATGGCCTCTTTCAACGCTTCCTGTGTTTCACCCAGTTACTGGTGAGATTGTACCACCCCTTCACACAGACAGCTACGATAATACCAGTATGCCACTAATGCAAACACAGCA GAACCTGCCACATCAGACTCAGATTCCACAGCAGCAGAGTGCAG GTAAATGGTATTcctga